In one Prosthecochloris aestuarii DSM 271 genomic region, the following are encoded:
- a CDS encoding outer membrane protein codes for MSRKLLSGLTCSCCAIVFFQSAYAGSPYAGLTVGKAYLNNSSIKGSNREYSCDDGEGYCYAHGLELGNFRLEGEIGYQKNDFDAIEPGVRTANGDLSILSLLGNGYYSLSAQGSRVMPVISAGVGVANIEFEDEVNAVDDSDLVLAYQVGAGLGYKLSESVTVTTMYRYFSTSDAGFDEEADDLHVDISSHNIMMGVKVNF; via the coding sequence ATGAGCAGAAAACTCTTGTCAGGACTCACTTGCAGTTGTTGTGCTATTGTTTTTTTTCAATCCGCATACGCAGGCTCTCCATACGCAGGGTTGACCGTCGGGAAGGCCTATCTCAACAATTCGAGCATAAAAGGTTCTAACCGGGAGTACTCCTGTGATGACGGAGAAGGGTACTGTTATGCTCACGGGCTGGAATTAGGGAATTTCAGGCTGGAAGGAGAGATCGGCTATCAGAAAAACGATTTCGATGCCATCGAGCCTGGAGTCCGGACAGCAAACGGTGACCTTTCGATTCTTTCTCTTCTTGGTAACGGGTATTACTCGTTAAGTGCTCAGGGGAGCCGAGTTATGCCGGTTATCAGTGCGGGTGTGGGCGTGGCAAACATCGAGTTTGAGGATGAAGTGAACGCTGTTGATGATTCAGATCTGGTTCTCGCTTATCAGGTCGGGGCCGGTCTGGGTTACAAGCTTTCCGAATCGGTTACGGTGACCACCATGTACCGCTATTTTTCTACCTCCGATGCCGGGTTCGATGAAGAGGCCGACGATCTTCATGTCGATATTTCGAGTCATAATATCATGATGGGCGTTAAGGTAAACTTCTGA
- the aroQ gene encoding type II 3-dehydroquinate dehydratase, translating into MQHSSLLVLNGPNLSRLGRREPEVYGTMTLDDINEGLMGRYVDVNFEFFQSEYEGGVIEKLYDCEDRGGFIGAVLNAGALTHYSIALRDAISAVQLPVVEVHLSNVHAREGFRQTSVLAPVCAGVISGFGADSYRLGVEALLQRLQA; encoded by the coding sequence ATGCAACACTCTTCTCTTCTTGTACTCAACGGCCCGAACCTTTCCCGGCTTGGCAGGCGCGAGCCGGAAGTCTATGGGACAATGACCCTCGATGATATCAACGAAGGCCTGATGGGGCGATATGTTGATGTGAACTTCGAATTTTTTCAATCCGAATATGAGGGGGGAGTGATTGAAAAACTCTATGATTGCGAAGATCGGGGTGGGTTTATTGGCGCTGTACTCAATGCAGGAGCACTGACTCACTACTCTATAGCGCTTCGTGACGCGATCAGCGCAGTTCAGCTTCCTGTTGTCGAGGTTCATCTTTCCAATGTTCATGCCCGAGAGGGGTTCCGCCAGACATCTGTACTTGCCCCGGTATGCGCAGGTGTTATTTCCGGATTTGGCGCCGACAGCTATCGACTCGGGGTCGAGGCGTTGCTTCAGCGTTTGCAGGCCTGA
- a CDS encoding Bax inhibitor-1/YccA family protein: MIERNTLNRSVAAPSASVLQDTQTRVINQVYTWMSLGLALTATVGYYTAGTEALRNIIFSNGMVLIGLVVAQLGIVFALSAAINRLSAAAATGLFILYAALTGLTFSAIFLVYTSVSIASTFFVTAGTFAAMTVFGHTTKRDLTKLGSIAFMALIGIILATVVNMFLQNSLLELIVSAVGVLLFTALTAYDAQRIKDMAATVSGGESEAKVAVMGALALYLDFINLFLMLLRFLGVSRDN; encoded by the coding sequence ATGATAGAACGAAATACTCTCAATCGAAGCGTTGCGGCACCGTCTGCTTCCGTGCTTCAGGATACTCAGACCCGGGTCATTAATCAGGTCTATACCTGGATGAGCCTCGGGTTGGCGCTCACGGCGACGGTCGGTTACTATACGGCAGGGACCGAAGCGTTAAGAAATATTATTTTTTCCAATGGGATGGTGCTGATCGGCCTCGTTGTCGCCCAGCTTGGCATTGTTTTTGCTTTAAGCGCTGCGATCAACCGACTGTCGGCTGCTGCTGCCACAGGGCTGTTCATTCTCTATGCGGCACTGACCGGCCTGACTTTTTCAGCGATTTTTCTTGTCTATACCTCTGTTTCGATCGCCAGCACGTTTTTTGTGACAGCAGGAACCTTTGCTGCTATGACTGTTTTCGGTCATACGACAAAGAGAGATCTGACAAAATTGGGCAGTATAGCATTCATGGCTCTTATCGGCATTATTCTGGCTACAGTCGTCAATATGTTCCTGCAGAATTCCCTGCTTGAGCTTATTGTCAGCGCTGTCGGCGTCCTTCTTTTCACTGCTCTGACTGCCTATGACGCCCAGCGCATCAAGGATATGGCGGCTACAGTCAGCGGCGGGGAGTCTGAAGCCAAAGTTGCGGTGATGGGCGCACTTGCTCTTTATCTTGATTTTATCAACCTTTTTCTCATGCTGCTCCGTTTTCTGGGTGTTTCTCGAGATAATTGA
- the hslU gene encoding ATP-dependent protease ATPase subunit HslU encodes MHDDSTGSMTVKSLISTESLTPSQIVDTLDKYIIGQHEAKKSVAIALRNRLRRQSVGEELRDEIMPNNIIMIGPTGVGKTEIARRLAKLSGAPFVKVEASKFTEVGYVGRDVESMIRDLTDQAVNMVRHEKSEEVREKAAALVEERLLDILLPSVPASSGEDRLSDETANGEALSMEEELNRKSREKMLERLRSGRMDERQIEMEISGDSNGGMMQIFGPLGQMEEIGGMMQDLMNGLPKKRKKRRVTIAEARKLLEQEEVQKLIDMDSVVKEAVRKVEESGIVFIDEIDKIAAPTSGSGGKGPDVSREGVQRDLLPIVEGSNVATKHGMVKTDHVLFIASGAFHVAKPSDLIPELQGRFPIRVELKSLTEDDFYRILTQPKNALIKQYKALMATEGVDLEFTDDSIREIARTAARVNESVENIGARRLHTIMTNLLEELMFNIPDKHTDGNVVIDEAVVCGKMDRLVSDRDLSSYIL; translated from the coding sequence ATGCATGACGACAGTACCGGGAGTATGACAGTAAAAAGTCTTATCAGCACCGAATCGCTGACTCCCAGCCAGATTGTCGATACGCTCGACAAATATATAATCGGCCAGCATGAGGCCAAGAAATCGGTAGCCATAGCGCTACGCAACAGACTTCGCCGCCAGAGTGTTGGTGAGGAACTGCGCGATGAGATTATGCCGAACAACATTATCATGATAGGTCCTACTGGTGTGGGAAAGACCGAGATTGCCCGCAGGCTTGCAAAGCTTTCAGGAGCGCCTTTCGTTAAAGTTGAGGCATCGAAATTCACGGAAGTCGGTTACGTTGGACGTGATGTGGAATCTATGATACGTGATCTGACCGACCAGGCGGTCAATATGGTCCGTCATGAAAAGTCTGAGGAGGTCAGGGAAAAAGCTGCTGCTCTTGTTGAAGAACGCCTGCTCGATATTCTGCTTCCGTCGGTTCCGGCTTCGTCTGGCGAAGATCGTTTGTCGGATGAAACCGCCAATGGCGAAGCGTTGTCGATGGAGGAGGAACTCAATCGGAAAAGCAGGGAGAAAATGCTTGAACGCCTTCGTTCCGGGCGTATGGATGAGCGTCAGATTGAAATGGAGATCAGCGGTGATTCCAATGGGGGTATGATGCAGATTTTCGGTCCGCTCGGTCAGATGGAGGAGATCGGCGGTATGATGCAGGACCTTATGAACGGCCTGCCGAAAAAACGTAAAAAAAGGCGTGTGACGATTGCTGAAGCACGGAAGCTTCTCGAACAGGAAGAGGTTCAGAAGCTGATCGATATGGACTCCGTTGTGAAGGAAGCGGTTCGGAAAGTTGAGGAGTCAGGGATCGTTTTTATTGATGAGATCGATAAAATTGCCGCTCCGACCAGCGGTTCAGGCGGAAAAGGACCTGATGTCAGCAGGGAAGGGGTGCAGCGTGATCTGCTTCCGATCGTCGAGGGTTCCAATGTTGCCACCAAGCACGGGATGGTGAAAACCGATCATGTGCTGTTTATTGCTTCAGGAGCGTTTCATGTTGCCAAACCCTCTGACCTTATTCCCGAACTTCAGGGTCGATTTCCTATTCGCGTGGAACTCAAAAGCCTTACCGAGGATGATTTTTACAGAATTCTTACCCAGCCGAAAAACGCCCTGATCAAGCAGTACAAGGCGCTTATGGCTACCGAAGGCGTAGACCTGGAGTTCACTGATGATTCGATTCGTGAAATTGCCAGAACCGCGGCAAGAGTCAATGAGTCGGTTGAAAATATCGGAGCCCGGAGATTGCATACCATCATGACCAATCTCCTTGAGGAGCTGATGTTCAATATACCCGACAAGCACACCGATGGCAATGTCGTTATCGATGAGGCTGTCGTTTGCGGCAAAATGGACAGGCTCGTGAGCGATCGCGACCTGAGCAGTTATATTCTCTGA
- the hslV gene encoding ATP-dependent protease subunit HslV, with protein MNRSEKPQLRATTVLGVIRNGKAALGSDGQMTLGNTVIKHSTKKIRRIQHANLITGFAGATADAVTLLDRFDEKLQAFGGQLERSAVELARDWRTDKYLRRLEAMLAVVSADKALIISGTGDVIEPEDGIVAIGSGSMYALSAARALIRYTDLSAREIVTESLKIAADICIYTNDHIVVEEV; from the coding sequence ATGAACAGGAGTGAGAAACCGCAATTGAGGGCAACAACGGTTCTTGGGGTTATTCGAAACGGCAAGGCCGCTCTGGGCAGCGACGGACAGATGACCCTCGGCAATACGGTTATCAAACATTCAACGAAAAAAATCCGCAGGATTCAACACGCGAACCTTATTACAGGTTTTGCAGGAGCGACCGCTGATGCCGTGACGCTTCTTGACCGTTTCGACGAAAAACTCCAGGCTTTCGGCGGTCAGCTTGAACGTTCGGCCGTTGAACTCGCCCGTGACTGGCGAACCGATAAGTACCTTCGCAGACTTGAAGCTATGCTGGCGGTTGTGAGCGCGGATAAAGCCTTGATTATTTCAGGAACAGGAGATGTGATAGAGCCTGAAGATGGTATTGTTGCTATCGGGAGCGGAAGTATGTATGCGCTTTCTGCGGCAAGAGCGCTCATACGCTATACTGATCTCAGTGCCCGTGAAATTGTTACCGAAAGTCTGAAGATCGCTGCCGATATCTGTATCTATACCAATGATCATATCGTCGTTGAAGAGGTCTGA
- the rpoN gene encoding RNA polymerase factor sigma-54: MPDFKLQQSQRAQLSAQQILSSQLLQLPLLNLEQRIYDELQENPLLELIEEKNESVDETGEQSGDDGDDGDGEGMFDSVDRFEARDEKRPEKNEQPKESQEGVLHFTVDTTPKENFIQAIQQDSFEERMLRDLSLREEIGSTELLIASEILGNLDDDGYLQDGLDIVADGLLTNHGVDVEPRDIQRVLHIIQRMDPPGIAVASLRERLLVQLELNQAASGSGGTAIIAKKLLDSYFDDFLNNRYEKIIKRMQIRPEQLEAAIKEIAALDPHPFVVYQDTGDYIMPDFIVTYENGRLTAALNDRSNLSVQVSDAYRDVLKNRKIPRGDKQFVRQKLNRAKEFASAIEQRRHTLLSVIDALMQFQYEFFVSGPSMLVPLGMKDVAEKSGFDLSTISRAVNGKYVQTRFGTFELKYFFSGGTTTDEGEELSTKIVKQYLQEMVSAEDSKKPLSDDRLAQMLEEKGIRIARRTVAKYREQMQIPVARLRKKIF, encoded by the coding sequence ATGCCAGACTTTAAGCTTCAGCAAAGCCAGAGGGCCCAGCTTTCTGCACAGCAGATTCTTTCGAGTCAGCTTCTGCAGCTTCCCCTTCTTAACCTTGAGCAGCGGATATACGATGAGCTGCAGGAAAACCCGCTGCTTGAACTGATCGAAGAGAAGAACGAATCGGTCGATGAAACAGGTGAGCAGAGCGGAGACGACGGCGATGACGGTGATGGAGAAGGGATGTTCGACTCTGTTGATCGTTTTGAAGCCAGGGATGAAAAGCGCCCTGAAAAGAACGAGCAGCCTAAAGAGAGCCAGGAAGGGGTATTGCATTTTACCGTCGATACGACACCCAAAGAGAATTTTATCCAGGCGATTCAGCAGGACTCTTTCGAAGAGCGAATGCTCAGAGATCTTTCTCTCCGGGAGGAAATCGGTTCAACAGAACTGCTTATTGCATCGGAAATTCTCGGTAATCTTGATGATGACGGTTATCTTCAGGACGGTCTGGATATTGTTGCCGATGGCTTGTTGACCAATCATGGCGTTGATGTTGAGCCGCGTGACATTCAACGCGTGCTGCATATCATCCAGCGGATGGATCCCCCGGGGATTGCCGTAGCTTCGCTTCGCGAGCGTCTGCTCGTACAACTGGAACTGAACCAGGCAGCATCGGGATCAGGAGGGACAGCCATTATTGCCAAAAAGCTTCTTGACAGCTATTTTGATGATTTTCTCAACAACCGCTATGAAAAAATCATCAAAAGGATGCAGATCAGGCCTGAACAGCTTGAAGCCGCGATTAAGGAGATTGCTGCGCTGGATCCCCACCCTTTTGTCGTCTATCAGGATACGGGGGACTATATCATGCCTGATTTTATCGTGACCTATGAAAACGGGCGTCTGACCGCAGCGCTCAATGATCGAAGTAATCTTTCTGTTCAGGTTTCGGACGCCTATCGCGACGTCCTGAAAAACAGGAAAATTCCACGAGGCGACAAGCAGTTTGTTCGTCAGAAACTTAACCGGGCGAAGGAATTCGCAAGTGCTATAGAGCAGCGACGTCATACTTTGTTGAGCGTTATAGATGCTCTGATGCAGTTTCAGTACGAATTTTTTGTTTCAGGACCATCGATGCTGGTTCCTCTGGGAATGAAGGATGTTGCGGAAAAATCCGGTTTTGATCTTTCAACGATAAGCAGAGCGGTCAACGGCAAATATGTTCAGACCCGTTTCGGGACCTTTGAGTTGAAATACTTTTTCAGTGGAGGGACAACGACGGACGAAGGCGAGGAGCTCTCAACCAAGATCGTCAAACAGTACCTTCAGGAGATGGTAAGTGCTGAAGACTCAAAAAAACCTCTGAGCGATGACAGACTTGCACAGATGCTGGAGGAAAAAGGCATACGGATAGCCCGCAGAACGGTTGCAAAATACCGTGAACAAATGCAAATTCCAGTAGCAAGGTTAAGAAAGAAAATATTTTAA
- a CDS encoding DUF3109 family protein codes for MSIISVENVLVEKDVTTACFRCNLGLCHGACCVEGELGAPLKTEEVAALEDGVELLRDRLPEKNLRYIRRYGCIEVYQGDIYTRTIDGGECVFAVKNGTTTLCAIEEAMLDGVNIARKPLSCRLFPIRVRKKFGLDYLVYEQHYMCRHARKEGTQNSVLLVDFLKDVLEDAYGTSFYNRLKDF; via the coding sequence ATGTCGATAATTTCCGTTGAAAACGTTCTTGTTGAAAAGGATGTTACAACAGCTTGTTTCCGTTGCAACCTTGGCCTTTGCCATGGGGCCTGCTGTGTTGAAGGCGAGCTTGGCGCTCCACTCAAAACAGAGGAGGTTGCCGCTCTGGAGGATGGCGTGGAGCTCCTGCGGGACCGGCTTCCGGAAAAAAACCTGCGATATATACGGCGCTACGGCTGCATCGAGGTGTATCAGGGGGATATTTATACCAGAACGATTGATGGCGGCGAGTGCGTTTTTGCTGTCAAGAATGGCACAACTACCCTGTGCGCCATCGAAGAGGCTATGCTCGATGGGGTGAATATCGCCAGGAAACCGCTTTCCTGCAGGCTCTTTCCTATTAGGGTGCGAAAAAAATTCGGTTTGGATTATCTTGTCTATGAACAGCATTACATGTGTCGTCATGCGAGGAAGGAGGGAACGCAGAACAGTGTGCTGCTTGTTGACTTTCTGAAGGATGTGCTTGAAGATGCCTATGGAACCTCATTTTACAACCGTTTGAAGGATTTTTAG
- the folD gene encoding bifunctional methylenetetrahydrofolate dehydrogenase/methenyltetrahydrofolate cyclohydrolase FolD encodes MMLIDGKKVSTDLKNELKTRVEELKAKAGCVPGLTVIIVGEDPASQVYVRNKAKSCKETGMNSTVIELPAETTQEELLGKIEALNQDPDVHGILVQQPLPSHIEEYAVTMAIDPAKDVDGFHPENVGQMVLGNLDKCFISCTPFGILELLRRYDIETRGKHCVVVGRSNIVGKPMANLMLQKLRETNCTVTVCHSATQNMPELTRQADILIAAIGRANFITREMVKPGAVVIDVGINRIEDPSRKSGFRLAGDVDFDNVAEMASAITPVPGGVGPMTIAMLLKNTLQSFARSHNL; translated from the coding sequence ATGATGCTTATTGACGGTAAAAAAGTCTCGACAGACCTGAAAAACGAACTGAAAACAAGAGTTGAGGAACTCAAAGCCAAAGCTGGCTGTGTTCCGGGGCTGACAGTCATCATCGTCGGAGAAGATCCGGCCTCACAGGTGTATGTACGCAATAAAGCCAAAAGTTGCAAAGAGACCGGCATGAACTCAACCGTCATCGAGCTCCCCGCGGAAACCACCCAGGAGGAACTGCTCGGCAAAATCGAGGCACTTAACCAGGACCCGGATGTACATGGCATTCTGGTGCAGCAGCCGTTACCGTCTCACATCGAAGAGTACGCCGTGACCATGGCTATCGATCCAGCCAAGGATGTCGACGGTTTTCACCCCGAAAACGTCGGCCAGATGGTGCTTGGCAATCTCGACAAGTGCTTCATCAGCTGCACGCCATTCGGCATTCTTGAACTGCTCCGGCGCTACGATATCGAGACCAGGGGCAAGCACTGCGTTGTCGTCGGCAGGAGCAACATTGTCGGTAAACCGATGGCAAACCTGATGCTCCAGAAACTCAGGGAAACCAACTGTACAGTCACCGTCTGCCATTCGGCGACACAAAACATGCCGGAACTCACCAGGCAGGCAGACATTCTCATCGCAGCAATCGGACGCGCAAACTTCATCACCAGAGAGATGGTCAAACCCGGCGCTGTCGTCATCGACGTAGGGATCAACCGGATCGAGGACCCTTCCCGCAAATCAGGCTTCCGTCTTGCCGGTGATGTCGATTTCGACAATGTGGCCGAAATGGCGTCCGCGATTACTCCTGTCCCCGGCGGCGTCGGCCCGATGACCATCGCCATGCTCCTAAAAAACACCCTGCAATCATTCGCTCGCTCACACAATCTCTGA
- the radA gene encoding DNA repair protein RadA: MAKSSIRYICANCGAVSLKYSGKCFDCQSWGTLQETHEEAPEGGSKKKIPTSQLSKPENLLADEPPETSRRLPTGMNELDRVLGGGLMNASAVLCGGEPGIGKSTLMLQIAPSATPAKILYICGEESPSQVRDRARRLGIHTENLWLLAEVTLERILASIDNEKPAIVIIDSIQTIFSDEYQSSAGTITQIRECASSLIRTAKSRGFILLIIGHITKAGSLAGPKTLEHMVDTVLQFEGESHQRYRMIRSVKNRFGSTNEIGVFRMDEHGLEEVTNPSEFFIADRSADVPGNAVIAAIEGTRALLVEVQALVSKTNYSMPQRISSGFDLKRLNIILAVLEKRLLIPTWGQDVFIKAAGGLKLVEPAADLGVAAAIASGIRDITSDPSTVCAGEIGLSGELRAISDSERRIREAAHLGFQRILLPAANTRDLKASLKTLPITIVGCKTLQQALDHLEL; the protein is encoded by the coding sequence ATGGCAAAATCCTCGATCCGATACATCTGCGCAAACTGCGGTGCCGTCTCGCTCAAATATTCAGGAAAGTGCTTTGATTGCCAGAGCTGGGGCACCCTGCAGGAAACGCATGAGGAAGCCCCTGAAGGCGGCAGCAAGAAAAAGATCCCGACATCACAACTCTCAAAACCGGAAAACCTGCTGGCAGATGAACCGCCTGAGACATCCCGAAGGCTCCCGACAGGAATGAATGAGCTTGACCGCGTTCTTGGAGGAGGCCTCATGAATGCCTCAGCAGTGCTTTGCGGAGGAGAACCGGGAATAGGAAAATCAACTCTTATGCTGCAGATAGCCCCTTCTGCCACACCGGCAAAAATTCTCTACATCTGCGGCGAAGAATCACCCTCGCAAGTCCGTGACCGGGCACGACGCCTGGGCATCCATACCGAAAACCTGTGGCTTTTAGCTGAGGTCACGCTTGAACGCATTCTTGCATCGATCGACAACGAGAAACCTGCCATCGTCATCATCGACTCCATCCAGACAATCTTTTCCGATGAATACCAGAGTTCGGCAGGCACGATAACCCAGATCAGGGAATGTGCTTCGTCGCTCATAAGAACAGCAAAAAGCAGAGGGTTTATCCTGCTCATTATCGGCCACATCACCAAAGCCGGCTCACTGGCCGGGCCGAAAACGCTTGAACATATGGTCGATACGGTCCTGCAGTTCGAAGGTGAAAGCCACCAGCGCTACCGCATGATCCGATCAGTAAAAAACCGCTTCGGCTCGACCAATGAGATCGGTGTCTTCCGAATGGATGAGCATGGGCTCGAAGAGGTTACGAACCCTTCGGAATTCTTTATAGCTGACCGTTCGGCCGACGTCCCCGGAAACGCCGTTATCGCGGCTATCGAAGGAACACGTGCTCTGCTCGTAGAGGTTCAGGCCCTTGTCAGCAAAACGAACTACTCCATGCCTCAGAGAATCAGTTCCGGCTTTGATCTCAAACGTCTCAACATCATTCTCGCCGTCCTAGAAAAACGGCTGCTGATCCCGACCTGGGGGCAGGATGTCTTTATCAAGGCCGCCGGGGGACTGAAACTTGTCGAACCAGCGGCAGATCTCGGCGTCGCCGCGGCCATTGCCTCCGGAATACGTGATATCACCAGCGACCCCTCGACAGTCTGCGCCGGGGAAATCGGCCTGTCAGGCGAACTGAGAGCGATCAGCGACAGTGAACGCAGAATACGCGAAGCCGCTCACCTCGGATTTCAGAGAATTCTTCTCCCTGCCGCAAACACCCGCGACCTGAAAGCCTCCCTGAAAACGCTTCCCATAACAATAGTCGGTTGCAAAACCCTGCAGCAGGCCCTCGACCACCTGGAACTGTGA
- a CDS encoding phage holin family protein: MANILLLWLINALSVYATASLLSGISVRSFGAALLVALVLGLINALLKPVLIFFSIPFIVVTLGLFLLIINALMLQLAAAIVGGFYVSSFGWAVLGSIVISIVSWLLSSLFNI, translated from the coding sequence ATGGCTAACATTCTGCTTCTATGGCTGATCAATGCCTTGTCAGTCTATGCCACGGCCAGCCTGCTCAGTGGCATCTCTGTCAGGAGTTTCGGCGCTGCACTTCTGGTTGCGCTGGTACTTGGATTGATCAATGCGCTCCTGAAACCGGTACTGATCTTTTTCTCAATTCCGTTCATCGTCGTGACGCTGGGTCTCTTCCTGCTTATCATCAACGCACTGATGCTGCAACTGGCAGCAGCGATCGTCGGGGGTTTCTATGTCAGCTCGTTTGGCTGGGCAGTTCTCGGCTCAATCGTCATCAGTATCGTCTCCTGGCTTCTCAGTTCTCTTTTCAACATATAA
- a CDS encoding zinc-dependent alcohol dehydrogenase, whose amino-acid sequence MKGQAKSIVLIKANKLRLVDTAYLADQDNDVLVKTIATTITPGLDRLLLTNKPVSHRVINYPIMLGSEMIGQVLETGPGVTSVSPGDFVFTFKGDRWKDIEPYYGCHAEIVATSESNILPLGRAPIHRDLLIGLLGYIVSAIEKARLEPSSRVLILGLGSVGLMAAEYLNSIGITNIDALENFGIRAQIGKVHNIGMEMTDFNESFNDRYDLIIETTGRILLIEKAIRMLKHGRQILLMGNYEVLAYDYRLLQHKEPVLICSSITEYHHIQKARELLEHPDIDSEKFFTNVFPVDRFELAYRVALDSKEAIKTVISWV is encoded by the coding sequence ATGAAAGGTCAGGCAAAATCAATCGTTCTCATCAAAGCAAACAAACTCCGGCTTGTCGACACCGCCTATCTGGCTGACCAGGATAACGATGTTCTGGTTAAAACCATCGCCACGACCATCACCCCCGGTCTTGACAGACTGCTCTTGACCAACAAACCGGTATCACACAGGGTTATCAACTACCCGATCATGCTCGGGAGCGAAATGATCGGGCAGGTGCTTGAAACAGGACCCGGTGTCACCTCTGTCAGCCCCGGGGATTTCGTCTTTACCTTCAAAGGCGACCGATGGAAGGACATAGAGCCCTATTACGGTTGCCATGCTGAAATCGTCGCGACATCAGAAAGCAATATTCTGCCTCTTGGAAGGGCCCCGATTCACCGAGATCTTCTCATCGGCCTTCTTGGATATATCGTCTCGGCAATAGAAAAAGCGAGACTTGAACCTTCCAGCCGGGTCCTGATACTCGGGCTCGGTTCTGTTGGACTCATGGCAGCTGAATATCTCAACAGTATCGGCATAACAAACATCGATGCGCTTGAAAATTTCGGCATACGGGCTCAAATTGGCAAAGTTCACAACATCGGCATGGAGATGACAGACTTCAACGAATCATTCAACGACCGTTACGATCTGATCATCGAAACCACGGGACGCATTCTTCTTATTGAAAAGGCGATCAGAATGCTCAAACACGGACGCCAGATACTGCTTATGGGCAACTATGAAGTCCTGGCCTATGATTACCGGCTTTTGCAACATAAGGAACCTGTTCTCATCTGCTCATCTATTACCGAATACCATCACATACAGAAAGCCCGCGAACTGCTCGAACATCCCGACATCGACAGTGAAAAGTTTTTCACCAACGTCTTTCCTGTCGATCGCTTCGAACTTGCCTACCGTGTCGCACTCGACAGCAAGGAAGCGATAAAAACCGTCATCAGCTGGGTGTAG